One Pseudonocardia abyssalis DNA segment encodes these proteins:
- a CDS encoding PaaI family thioesterase, which translates to MPASTLDRLRAAVTDPTRLAPASRTAGARLVEVEPGRVVATLPSAEVLPPLGAALVLADFLLGAVVGTGLAPGLRVSTLSLHASVHAPGTGALTATARLGHLGTTGVSTAEVRGVDGSLVATLSSRCAVLPASAPPPVAESSPTALALRVTPGVAVGTADPGLANFGSTVQGGVLATVLAHALDAAAGGVELDVTFVRPVPTDGAEFTARATPVHAGSRFAVGRAELRDARDRLAAVGVASRWLGT; encoded by the coding sequence GTGCCCGCCTCGACGCTGGACCGCCTCCGCGCCGCGGTCACCGACCCCACCCGGCTCGCCCCGGCCTCCCGGACGGCGGGTGCGCGGCTCGTCGAGGTCGAGCCGGGGCGCGTCGTCGCGACGCTGCCGTCGGCGGAGGTGCTGCCGCCGCTCGGGGCGGCGCTGGTGCTCGCCGACTTCCTGCTCGGCGCCGTCGTCGGGACGGGGTTGGCGCCGGGACTGCGGGTGAGCACGCTGAGCCTGCACGCGTCGGTCCACGCACCCGGCACCGGCGCGCTGACCGCCACGGCACGGCTCGGGCACCTCGGCACCACCGGCGTGAGCACCGCCGAGGTGCGCGGGGTCGACGGCTCGCTCGTCGCGACCTTGAGCAGCCGGTGCGCGGTGCTGCCCGCGTCCGCGCCGCCGCCCGTCGCCGAGTCGTCGCCCACCGCACTCGCGCTGCGGGTCACCCCCGGCGTCGCCGTCGGGACGGCGGACCCGGGGCTCGCCAACTTCGGCTCCACCGTGCAGGGCGGGGTGCTGGCCACCGTCCTCGCGCACGCGCTGGACGCCGCGGCGGGCGGCGTCGAGCTCGACGTCACCTTCGTCCGCCCGGTGCCCACGGACGGCGCGGAGTTCACCGCCCGCGCGACGCCGGTGCACGCGGGCTCGCGTTTCGCCGTCGGCCGGGCGGAGCTGCGCGACGCCCGTGACCGGCTCGCCGCGGTGGGCGTCGCGAGCCGCTGGCTCGGTACCTGA
- a CDS encoding septum formation family protein — MNTTLRRAATAVLAAGALALLSACGGSTSVLDLEVGQCITDETPEGEQVSSVPVVECSQPHVGEIYALPQLPDGDFPGDEAVTASAQELCAGPEFQTFVGVPIDQTTLSVNFLIPSAETWAEDDREIVCIVGPADGTPATTSLRGSNL, encoded by the coding sequence ATGAACACCACCCTGCGCCGCGCCGCCACAGCCGTCCTCGCGGCAGGTGCGTTGGCACTCCTCTCCGCGTGCGGCGGCAGCACCAGCGTGCTGGACCTGGAGGTCGGCCAGTGCATCACCGACGAGACCCCCGAGGGCGAGCAGGTGAGCAGCGTCCCGGTCGTCGAGTGCTCCCAGCCGCACGTCGGCGAGATCTACGCCCTGCCTCAGCTCCCCGACGGCGACTTCCCCGGTGACGAGGCCGTCACCGCGTCGGCGCAGGAGCTGTGCGCCGGGCCCGAGTTCCAGACCTTCGTCGGCGTCCCGATCGACCAGACCACGCTCAGCGTCAACTTCCTGATCCCCAGCGCCGAGACGTGGGCCGAGGACGACCGCGAGATCGTCTGCATCGTCGGACCCGCCGACGGCACCCCGGCCACCACCTCGCTGCGGGGCTCCAACCTCTGA
- a CDS encoding AI-2E family transporter, with protein sequence MTDAAPATRSGWTNPLFGFAAAVVTIAGLQAFGGLLGPLFLALVLMVTVSPIAGALRRRGVPRWLATLVTLGSVYAILVALVGSLVYAVAQLAAVLPTYSGRLNDLLNDASDLLATIGVGPAQIQTALDQFDIGSLVGVLQGFLAQFAGLLSNLLLILSVLLFMAFDSATFPERMKALARSRPHVVDALTSFAHGTRRFLAVATVFGLIIATLDVAVLLVLDVPLALLFGLLAFVANFVPNIGFLIALAPPALFALLEGGPGLMLAVVASFMVINVVLQTIIQPRFVGDAVGLSVTLTFLALVFWGFVVGPLGALLAIPLTLLAKALLVDMHPHTRWIDVLIRDDVPGADEPDEYDSESAGGTGTP encoded by the coding sequence GTGACCGACGCCGCACCCGCCACCCGTTCCGGCTGGACGAACCCGCTGTTCGGCTTCGCCGCGGCCGTCGTGACCATCGCCGGGTTGCAGGCGTTCGGCGGGCTGCTCGGGCCACTGTTCCTCGCTCTGGTGCTGATGGTGACGGTCTCGCCGATCGCCGGGGCGCTGCGGCGCCGGGGCGTGCCGCGCTGGCTGGCCACGCTCGTCACGCTCGGGTCGGTGTACGCGATCCTGGTCGCGCTCGTCGGGTCGCTCGTCTACGCCGTCGCCCAGCTCGCCGCTGTGCTCCCGACCTACAGCGGCCGACTCAACGACCTCCTGAACGACGCCTCGGACCTGCTCGCGACGATCGGGGTCGGGCCCGCCCAGATCCAGACCGCGCTCGACCAGTTCGACATCGGGAGCCTCGTCGGCGTGCTGCAGGGCTTCCTCGCGCAGTTCGCGGGGCTGCTGTCGAACCTGCTGCTGATCCTGTCGGTGCTGCTGTTCATGGCGTTCGACTCCGCGACCTTCCCGGAGCGGATGAAGGCGCTGGCCCGCTCGCGCCCGCACGTCGTCGACGCGCTCACGTCCTTCGCGCACGGCACGCGCCGCTTCCTGGCCGTCGCCACGGTGTTCGGCCTGATCATCGCCACGCTCGACGTGGCGGTGCTGCTCGTGCTCGACGTGCCGCTGGCGCTGCTGTTCGGGCTGCTGGCGTTCGTCGCGAACTTCGTGCCCAACATCGGGTTCCTCATCGCGCTCGCCCCGCCCGCGCTGTTCGCGCTGCTGGAGGGCGGGCCGGGGCTGATGCTGGCGGTCGTCGCGTCGTTCATGGTGATCAACGTGGTGCTGCAGACGATCATCCAGCCGCGGTTCGTCGGAGACGCGGTCGGGCTGTCGGTGACGCTCACCTTCCTGGCCCTGGTGTTCTGGGGATTCGTCGTGGGGCCGTTGGGTGCGTTGTTGGCCATCCCGCTGACGCTGCTGGCCAAGGCCCTGCTCGTCGACATGCACCCGCACACCCGCTGGATCGACGTCCTCATCCGCGACGACGTGCCCGGGGCCGACGAGCCGGACGAGTACGACTCGGAGTCCGCCGGTGGTACCGGGACCCCATGA
- a CDS encoding GNAT family N-acetyltransferase, translating into MIRERRPEDVAGCVAALRAVHDADRYPTEWPADPAAWLDPEGLTAAWVAETDGEIVGHLCVATAPDAAVVADTGVPPERLAAIKRLFTTPAARGRGVAAALVAAAVARTAEGLWLDVVEGEPAVAFYERLGWRRIDTRPADWMAQDGRRRTVHVYVAPRPPEG; encoded by the coding sequence GTGATCCGTGAGCGACGACCGGAGGACGTGGCGGGCTGCGTGGCCGCGCTGCGGGCCGTGCACGACGCCGACCGCTACCCGACGGAGTGGCCCGCCGACCCCGCGGCGTGGCTCGACCCGGAGGGGCTGACGGCGGCGTGGGTCGCCGAGACCGACGGCGAGATCGTCGGGCACCTCTGCGTGGCGACCGCGCCCGACGCCGCCGTCGTCGCGGACACCGGGGTGCCGCCCGAGCGGCTCGCCGCGATCAAACGGTTGTTCACCACCCCGGCCGCCCGCGGTCGCGGGGTGGCCGCCGCGCTGGTCGCCGCCGCGGTGGCCCGCACGGCGGAGGGGCTGTGGCTCGACGTCGTCGAGGGGGAGCCCGCGGTCGCCTTCTACGAGCGGCTGGGCTGGCGCCGGATCGACACCCGGCCCGCTGACTGGATGGCCCAGGACGGGCGCCGCCGCACGGTG